From the genome of Sulfurovum sp. NBC37-1, one region includes:
- a CDS encoding OmpA family protein yields MYIKKIKTVTLVSIATALLGGCASTGTSNTTDGLIGGAALGALAGQAIGHDTKSTMIGAAIGTAAGGLIGYSLDQQANDIARSLGTGVNNDPLAYLDPNQDLIVSNNGRYVKIMFRDRMMFPTGSSRLTSSASYKVGKVGKILREYPQTIVQVAGFTDDRGGYDYNYRLSRNRAKTVSDRLYREGINNPSYVTGCSYNKPLVPNNSERNMALNRRVEIYLYPNNDVRVDPCR; encoded by the coding sequence ATGTATATCAAAAAAATAAAAACAGTTACCTTGGTATCGATAGCTACAGCATTACTTGGAGGGTGTGCTTCCACAGGAACGAGCAATACCACAGACGGACTGATAGGGGGAGCAGCACTTGGAGCGCTGGCAGGACAGGCGATAGGTCACGATACAAAATCTACCATGATCGGTGCGGCAATTGGTACCGCAGCCGGTGGATTGATCGGTTACAGCCTTGATCAGCAGGCCAATGACATTGCCAGGTCACTCGGTACAGGAGTCAACAATGATCCTCTTGCCTATCTTGATCCCAATCAGGATCTTATTGTTTCCAATAACGGCAGATATGTGAAGATCATGTTCCGTGACCGTATGATGTTCCCTACTGGTTCATCCAGGTTAACTTCAAGTGCATCGTATAAAGTAGGTAAAGTAGGCAAGATCCTTCGTGAGTACCCGCAGACGATTGTACAGGTGGCAGGTTTTACGGATGACAGGGGAGGGTACGACTACAACTACAGACTTTCCCGAAATAGAGCGAAGACCGTATCGGACAGACTCTACAGAGAAGGTATCAACAACCCTAGTTATGTAACAGGTTGTTCTTATAACAAGCCATTGGTACCGAATAATTCGGAACGCAATATGGCACTTAACAGAAGGGTTGAGATATATCTTTATCCAAATAACGATGTACGTGTAGACCCTTGTCGTTAA
- a CDS encoding toxin-antitoxin system YwqK family antitoxin: MKILIVTMFLIWIGGCATRYAQPPLLLKAPTIESNPPSFSESWGNGKTQKEGDHSIIRKENSQVYIITSEKNGEKDGTEIRYDKKTKKIVSETSYKNGLLEGLSKKYSPEGGWLYETILYRHGKKVEVREYNQKGQMVHSTPYKNNQKNGVEQRFGYISGVLESRVTYVNGTVKDLKSYCSNGKLSLEMKLNGCRVGPEKSWYCDTGILQRKSPYRNCKLNGIEKRYDNAGHLQYAVSYRNGLKDGYAKEYYPDGKVKYVVFYHQGKVDEKGYFYGTDGSKERMDYDTLTHFCDKFPEVFTEWWWAK; this comes from the coding sequence ATGAAAATTTTAATAGTAACCATGTTTCTGATATGGATAGGTGGATGTGCAACACGGTATGCTCAACCTCCGCTTCTCCTGAAAGCGCCAACGATCGAGTCAAATCCTCCCTCTTTTTCAGAATCTTGGGGCAACGGTAAAACCCAGAAAGAGGGTGATCATAGTATTATTCGCAAGGAAAATAGCCAAGTGTATATCATTACTTCTGAAAAAAATGGCGAGAAGGATGGTACTGAGATACGCTACGACAAAAAAACAAAAAAGATAGTCTCTGAGACTAGCTACAAAAATGGTCTGCTTGAAGGCTTGTCGAAAAAATACAGTCCAGAGGGTGGCTGGCTCTATGAAACGATACTCTATCGCCATGGTAAGAAAGTAGAGGTCAGAGAGTACAACCAAAAAGGGCAGATGGTACACAGTACACCCTATAAAAATAATCAAAAAAATGGTGTAGAGCAGCGTTTTGGATATATATCTGGTGTATTGGAAAGTAGGGTTACCTATGTTAATGGGACTGTCAAGGATCTAAAATCATACTGTAGTAACGGAAAGCTCTCTCTCGAGATGAAACTAAATGGATGTCGTGTGGGACCTGAGAAGAGTTGGTATTGTGATACGGGTATCCTCCAGCGTAAATCTCCCTATAGAAACTGTAAATTAAACGGTATTGAAAAGAGATATGACAATGCGGGTCATTTACAGTATGCTGTAAGCTATCGTAATGGTTTAAAAGATGGGTATGCCAAAGAGTATTATCCTGATGGGAAGGTTAAGTATGTGGTGTTCTATCACCAAGGGAAAGTGGACGAGAAAGGGTATTTTTACGGTACCGATGGCAGTAAAGAGCGAATGGATTACGATACGCTCACTCATTTTTGTGATAAATTTCCGGAAGTTTTTACTGAATGGTGGTGGGCAAAATGA
- a CDS encoding DUF1566 domain-containing protein has product MNKFLIVMALFLQFLSAEDTVVIGNTMYQNQPFTKKDKHIFDTDWEGLRVWRWNKAQDYCKKLNINGYSNWRVASQKELQAIMTKKPTAKGLFVKSEFASSMPEVGGKYDDVWMWTREDRGKLGAFVNFKKAKSGWADKKYKGYVLCTRKVTALSPKQKRTVCKDNARQEMTYSADWVKAWHTCSGYTALKKDGTLWQFGKVGECGWGGITPFDPQTGKAIYKEKHIYTLKPKKIGSGFRGAKIINGGYRLYAIKKDGTLWGWGEGLGVKPIKLDASHNWSDFAVKYEGNGCCAYDVGLKKDGTLWRFPDSAFALGKYKTALKLKKISQFSDWKKIILDCCRIYGMRKDGSLWRADTWNGPKIIFKRYSKAKKESYVELDKYPVLKSKMNKMSLGTIYSSNYFNKNLKANKDGTLCLLPIIKEN; this is encoded by the coding sequence ATGAACAAGTTTTTGATAGTAATGGCACTGTTTTTACAGTTTTTAAGTGCAGAGGATACAGTGGTTATTGGTAATACAATGTATCAAAATCAGCCATTTACGAAAAAAGATAAACATATCTTTGATACGGATTGGGAGGGGCTGCGTGTATGGCGCTGGAACAAAGCTCAGGACTATTGCAAGAAGTTGAATATCAATGGTTATAGTAATTGGAGAGTTGCCAGTCAAAAAGAGCTTCAAGCTATTATGACAAAAAAACCTACTGCTAAAGGGTTGTTTGTTAAATCTGAATTTGCCTCTTCCATGCCTGAGGTGGGCGGTAAATATGATGATGTATGGATGTGGACGAGAGAAGATCGTGGAAAGCTGGGTGCCTTTGTAAACTTTAAAAAGGCAAAGAGTGGTTGGGCAGACAAAAAGTACAAAGGGTATGTGCTTTGCACTAGAAAGGTTACAGCACTTTCGCCTAAACAAAAAAGAACAGTATGTAAAGACAATGCCAGACAGGAGATGACTTATAGTGCAGACTGGGTAAAGGCATGGCATACCTGTTCGGGCTATACGGCACTCAAAAAAGATGGAACGCTTTGGCAGTTTGGAAAAGTTGGAGAGTGTGGTTGGGGAGGGATTACGCCTTTTGACCCTCAAACAGGTAAGGCAATATACAAAGAGAAACATATCTATACACTAAAACCTAAAAAAATAGGGAGTGGTTTTAGAGGAGCTAAAATTATCAATGGTGGATATCGTCTCTATGCTATCAAAAAAGATGGAACACTTTGGGGATGGGGTGAAGGTTTGGGAGTGAAGCCTATAAAGCTGGATGCTTCCCATAATTGGTCTGATTTTGCTGTCAAATATGAGGGAAATGGCTGTTGTGCTTATGATGTCGGATTAAAAAAAGATGGTACGCTTTGGCGTTTTCCCGATTCTGCTTTTGCTCTTGGTAAATATAAGACTGCACTGAAATTAAAAAAAATCAGCCAATTTAGTGACTGGAAGAAGATTATATTGGATTGCTGTAGAATCTATGGAATGAGAAAAGATGGTTCACTATGGAGAGCAGATACTTGGAATGGTCCTAAAATTATTTTTAAGAGATACAGTAAAGCTAAAAAAGAATCATATGTAGAACTAGATAAATATCCGGTTCTCAAATCAAAAATGAACAAAATGTCATTGGGAACAATCTACAGCTCTAATTATTTTAACAAAAATCTAAAAGCCAACAAAGATGGCACACTTTGTTTGTTGCCTATAATAAAAGAAAACTAA
- a CDS encoding 7TM diverse intracellular signaling domain-containing protein has protein sequence MIYNYIKSIIILFILFAGSILHADTVDLSKDTRISLLEHSSIYVANKELTIQQLLANNLFKDYREPYINLGVSQKTIWIKLELNNPTEKPIKKSMILTSPLLEHIALYTADTLDNPIEKGVNSIETQTRTTLFPYYDIHVAPHTFQTYYLKVNSSFEPVDFGIFIEESEAYFLEDSHEQFINSMLIGMVFALMLYSFFVSFYTKDRSYRYYSFYLFFLVYQQLTYIGLTQIYFPPFFVLWDIDMVVLKINLLLITSALFAMNFLKTPEIPALHRVYKLFIFLALIETIIFSIPGMYYFNTLMATGTIFIVFNLFAGIISYLRGQKQARLFIVGFGIVFVSYLLMILDAIGLTSVMQQFRNLLMFSTAFEAMILSLAFADKYTLLHTAKEKADARILLESKNRASMIEKEVIEKTRELKQAVETKELLIKEIHHRVKNNLQIILSMLRLQNDEIDNPEINDKLTNLEQRVNAIAKTYMMLLSTDNLERINMKPYIETLLLDISEAYNFRYHHISTSTDINAVLPLQKAIYIGLIINEFVTNAYKHAFIDQQGHISIRLNKEADQYVLIVGDSGQGYIHEKQKQGLGLKLIHTLIYDQLEGTLETETNEHTKYTIKFTI, from the coding sequence ATGATTTACAACTATATAAAAAGCATTATCATTCTTTTTATCCTTTTTGCAGGGTCAATACTACACGCGGACACAGTTGACCTTTCCAAAGACACGAGAATATCACTTTTGGAACACAGCAGTATTTATGTTGCGAACAAAGAGCTAACAATCCAGCAACTACTGGCAAATAACCTCTTTAAAGACTATAGGGAGCCCTATATCAATCTTGGCGTATCTCAAAAAACGATCTGGATCAAACTGGAACTCAATAACCCCACAGAGAAACCCATAAAAAAATCCATGATACTCACCTCTCCGCTTCTTGAACATATAGCACTCTATACAGCAGATACACTGGACAACCCAATCGAAAAAGGTGTCAACAGCATAGAAACACAGACACGCACCACACTCTTTCCCTACTATGACATTCACGTAGCACCTCATACTTTCCAAACCTACTATCTGAAAGTCAACTCCTCTTTCGAACCTGTAGATTTTGGTATTTTTATAGAAGAGTCAGAAGCATATTTTTTGGAAGACAGCCATGAACAGTTTATCAACAGTATGCTGATCGGTATGGTTTTTGCCTTGATGCTTTACAGCTTTTTTGTCTCTTTTTATACCAAAGACAGAAGCTACCGTTATTACAGTTTTTATCTATTTTTTCTAGTCTATCAGCAGTTGACATATATCGGATTGACCCAGATTTATTTTCCGCCATTTTTTGTACTATGGGACATAGATATGGTTGTACTCAAAATAAATCTATTGCTCATTACCTCTGCACTGTTTGCTATGAACTTTCTAAAAACACCTGAAATTCCAGCATTGCACCGAGTATATAAACTCTTCATTTTCCTGGCACTTATAGAGACCATCATTTTTTCTATACCAGGTATGTATTATTTCAATACTCTCATGGCTACAGGTACTATTTTTATTGTTTTCAACCTTTTTGCAGGTATCATCTCCTACCTTCGGGGCCAAAAGCAGGCACGACTGTTTATCGTCGGATTCGGGATCGTGTTTGTCTCCTACCTTCTGATGATCCTTGATGCCATCGGTCTTACTTCTGTAATGCAACAGTTTCGAAATCTCCTTATGTTCAGTACCGCTTTTGAAGCGATGATACTCTCTTTGGCATTTGCAGACAAATATACTCTTTTGCATACTGCAAAAGAAAAAGCGGATGCCCGCATACTGCTGGAATCAAAAAACAGAGCCTCGATGATTGAAAAAGAAGTGATCGAAAAGACAAGAGAGCTCAAGCAGGCAGTCGAGACAAAAGAACTTCTGATCAAGGAGATACACCATCGGGTTAAGAACAATCTGCAGATCATTCTCTCCATGTTACGTTTGCAAAATGATGAGATCGACAATCCTGAAATCAATGATAAATTGACCAATCTCGAACAGAGAGTCAATGCCATTGCCAAAACATACATGATGCTTCTTTCTACAGACAACCTTGAAAGGATCAATATGAAACCCTATATCGAAACCCTGCTTTTAGATATCTCTGAAGCTTACAATTTCAGATATCATCATATCTCTACTTCAACAGATATCAATGCTGTACTGCCATTGCAAAAAGCCATCTATATAGGCCTGATTATCAATGAATTCGTGACCAATGCCTACAAACACGCTTTTATAGACCAACAGGGGCATATCAGCATTAGACTGAACAAAGAAGCAGATCAATATGTGCTTATTGTGGGAGATAGCGGACAAGGTTATATACATGAAAAACAAAAACAGGGTCTTGGACTGAAGCTAATACATACTTTGATCTATGATCAGCTTGAAGGGACTCTGGAAACAGAAACAAATGAACATACAAAATACACAATAAAGTTTACAATATGA
- a CDS encoding bifunctional metallophosphatase/5'-nucleotidase — protein sequence MKTLFLLITLCLALLYGKTISIVGTADLQGMLEPSIQKVDIDGDGKREKVEMGGISHLATLYKQLKKDNPNTVIVSAGDDLMNRYFHVYKGKAILGMMSAAGYEILALGNHEFDKGTDVLAEALEGTSFSTLCSDLDVSESKLQGKCEDYLIKDIDGVKVGFFSLITESLLDASSAKGIRFKGSNVEMAKEMVKVLRNKGVDVIVLVSHIGYKEDRALAKQVKGIDVIFGGHSHAYIKKIGHIGKIAIVNGGEQGSQVVKVDIPLDENNKVLSHDIRMTKIPVTSKYIADAGVEKKLLQFKSKLPKTLVLGQTKKEWVMDSKVTRRGESVVADMVNDLMRKKYKVDMVLNNAGAFRGKKIYPKGNISNTMLKEIDEFGNYAYLLTMKGKYILEILEHSAAQYKLGGFMQVSGLKYTVKLPNKIQKIENEKIIQKGERVAEAKVLQNGKWVDIEPEKEYTVLTNSFIALKGGDGYYWFTKYGTDAQNTYATFYSIMAEEVSEHKELTPGNNDGRIMVIH from the coding sequence ATGAAAACTCTATTTTTACTGATAACTTTATGTCTGGCTCTGCTCTATGGAAAAACCATCAGCATTGTAGGAACAGCGGACTTGCAGGGGATGCTGGAGCCGTCCATTCAAAAGGTCGATATTGATGGAGACGGAAAGCGTGAGAAGGTGGAGATGGGCGGGATCAGTCATTTAGCTACTTTGTATAAGCAACTTAAAAAGGACAATCCCAATACTGTAATAGTCTCTGCCGGTGATGATTTGATGAACCGTTATTTTCATGTCTATAAAGGTAAGGCAATACTGGGGATGATGTCTGCGGCAGGCTATGAAATACTGGCTCTCGGGAACCATGAGTTTGACAAAGGTACTGATGTCCTGGCAGAGGCTTTGGAGGGGACAAGCTTTAGTACACTTTGCAGTGACCTTGATGTGTCTGAGTCAAAGTTACAGGGTAAATGTGAAGACTATCTTATCAAAGATATCGATGGCGTGAAGGTTGGATTTTTCTCTCTCATTACGGAAAGTCTGCTCGATGCCAGTTCGGCCAAAGGGATTCGTTTTAAAGGCAGCAACGTAGAGATGGCGAAGGAGATGGTCAAAGTACTCAGAAACAAAGGTGTAGATGTTATTGTTCTAGTTTCTCATATAGGGTACAAGGAGGACAGGGCATTGGCCAAACAGGTTAAAGGGATAGATGTGATCTTTGGTGGTCACTCCCATGCCTATATAAAAAAGATAGGACACATAGGCAAAATAGCCATTGTCAATGGGGGTGAACAGGGCTCACAAGTGGTCAAAGTTGACATTCCGCTGGATGAGAACAATAAGGTCTTAAGCCACGATATACGTATGACCAAGATCCCTGTAACTTCAAAATATATTGCAGATGCTGGTGTAGAAAAAAAACTTTTGCAGTTTAAATCAAAACTCCCTAAAACTCTGGTCTTGGGTCAGACCAAAAAAGAGTGGGTGATGGACTCCAAGGTGACACGCAGAGGTGAATCTGTGGTAGCAGATATGGTAAATGATCTTATGCGAAAGAAATACAAAGTAGACATGGTCCTTAACAATGCAGGGGCATTCAGGGGTAAAAAGATCTATCCAAAAGGAAATATCAGCAACACTATGCTCAAAGAGATAGACGAGTTTGGCAATTATGCGTATTTGCTGACGATGAAAGGGAAATATATTTTAGAGATACTCGAACACAGTGCCGCACAGTATAAGTTGGGTGGTTTTATGCAGGTTTCCGGATTGAAATATACAGTTAAGCTCCCTAACAAAATACAAAAAATAGAAAATGAAAAAATAATCCAAAAAGGGGAACGTGTTGCCGAAGCCAAAGTTCTTCAAAATGGAAAATGGGTAGATATAGAGCCTGAAAAAGAGTATACAGTCTTGACCAATTCATTCATCGCACTCAAAGGCGGTGACGGATATTACTGGTTTACTAAGTATGGCACCGATGCACAAAATACCTATGCAACTTTCTATTCTATCATGGCAGAAGAGGTATCTGAGCATAAAGAGTTAACGCCAGGCAATAATGATGGCAGAATAATGGTTATACATTAA
- a CDS encoding VWA domain-containing protein: MKKLLLGLVLVVAALFTQVAAEDNPRAVIIFDASGSMWGQINGVTKIEIARDALKNVVREWNPNVELGLTVYGHRSKGDCNDIEVVIPIGKVDKKRVIDTVMKIKPKGKTPISRSLRKAAGELKYTEEKATIILISDGKETCDPDPCATAKELKKEGIDFVAHVVGFNVDKKTDKQLECIANATGGEYFSAKNAAALNKAMKTIVKKVEVAKPKKVEKNLQITASETEGGKAVAALHQIYKDVGGKPSDRYEHLCESDKKEPCLESVPTGKYIIVTQYNKYKINTPVEVKEDELTKVNVIMGQTGEAKIYASETEGGKWVKSYHYIHRVVDGEAEESSTDSCQSTKKEPCLRRLPVGKYVAKSSYSKFKKETPFEVKADSVVKVPVVFSQTGTVETSASEKENGKWVRVYHEIHEDDNGKPGDMISGTTSYKKKPGTVQLPVGKYILKSSYNKFKKITPFEIKPGEVTKVHVIMGQTGTVETSASEKENGKWVRVYHEIHEDDNGKPGDMISGTTSYKKKPGTVQLPVGKYILKSSYNKFKKITPFEIKPGEVTKVHVIMGQTGTVETSASEKEGGKWIQVYHGIYEDDNGKPGESISSATSYKKKPGKAQLPVGKYILKSSYNRFDKFTPFEIEAGKTTKVHVLFGKFMIGAKCADMNAKVSYEVYANDGRLVDDKKLNCSDTWEVILDDGNYRVEAAIDAGSGEAEFTVGNGKPNKLILDLTNLNHEEEIKADSEEAVVVPVTSKKKEPERQKADTQTVSIGGKTVQIDGLDQKDVDEVKKSLAGLGALLGGAGGVQKSIESKPMQGIKESLIVALPYMEKTKECYGASKTLEDAKLCDVIANDGAKVAQEKMESVVGIKGKKPKTIAHTEWSEEIRVKELARETKDIKNAKLYIVCINKGVGMGQLKECAANNGEFTPKKTEVEQLGDMLKMFGGMK, encoded by the coding sequence ATGAAGAAATTGTTGTTGGGTTTAGTGCTTGTCGTAGCTGCACTTTTTACACAGGTTGCGGCAGAAGATAATCCTCGTGCGGTCATCATTTTTGATGCAAGTGGTAGTATGTGGGGTCAGATAAATGGTGTCACTAAAATAGAGATAGCTCGTGATGCATTGAAGAATGTAGTCAGAGAGTGGAATCCCAATGTAGAGTTAGGATTGACGGTTTATGGGCATCGCAGCAAGGGGGATTGCAACGATATCGAAGTGGTCATCCCTATCGGGAAGGTAGATAAGAAGAGGGTGATCGATACCGTGATGAAGATCAAGCCTAAAGGCAAGACGCCCATCAGCCGCTCGCTGAGAAAAGCGGCTGGGGAGTTGAAATATACCGAAGAGAAGGCAACGATCATCCTGATATCCGATGGCAAAGAGACCTGTGATCCTGATCCCTGTGCTACGGCTAAAGAGTTGAAAAAAGAGGGAATCGATTTTGTCGCCCATGTGGTTGGTTTCAATGTGGACAAAAAGACCGACAAGCAGCTGGAGTGTATCGCGAATGCAACGGGGGGAGAGTATTTTTCTGCCAAGAATGCCGCTGCGTTGAACAAAGCGATGAAAACGATCGTCAAGAAAGTAGAAGTGGCCAAACCTAAAAAAGTAGAAAAGAATCTGCAGATCACGGCTTCGGAGACCGAAGGCGGAAAAGCTGTGGCAGCACTTCATCAAATCTACAAAGATGTTGGCGGGAAACCTTCGGATAGATATGAGCATCTATGCGAATCTGACAAGAAAGAGCCCTGTCTCGAAAGTGTACCAACAGGAAAATATATCATCGTGACACAATACAACAAATACAAGATCAATACACCTGTTGAGGTAAAAGAGGATGAACTGACCAAAGTCAATGTCATCATGGGACAGACCGGGGAAGCCAAGATATATGCCAGTGAAACGGAGGGTGGCAAGTGGGTCAAGTCATACCATTATATACACAGGGTAGTTGATGGTGAAGCGGAAGAGAGCAGCACAGATTCTTGTCAATCCACCAAAAAAGAGCCCTGCCTGAGGAGGCTGCCTGTTGGAAAGTATGTGGCCAAATCTTCTTATAGCAAATTCAAAAAAGAGACACCGTTTGAAGTAAAAGCGGATTCGGTAGTGAAAGTACCTGTCGTATTTAGCCAGACCGGAACGGTAGAAACCTCCGCATCGGAAAAAGAGAATGGCAAATGGGTACGGGTGTATCATGAGATCCATGAGGATGACAACGGAAAACCCGGAGACATGATCAGCGGCACCACTTCCTACAAGAAGAAGCCCGGAACAGTACAGTTACCGGTAGGAAAATATATTCTCAAATCGAGCTACAACAAATTTAAAAAGATTACACCGTTTGAAATCAAGCCCGGTGAAGTGACCAAAGTTCATGTCATAATGGGGCAGACCGGAACTGTAGAAACCTCCGCATCGGAAAAAGAAAACGGCAAATGGGTACGGGTGTATCATGAGATCCATGAGGATGACAACGGAAAACCCGGAGACATGATCAGCGGCACCACTTCCTACAAGAAGAAGCCCGGAACAGTACAGTTACCGGTAGGAAAATATATTCTCAAATCGAGCTACAACAAATTTAAAAAGATTACACCGTTTGAAATCAAGCCCGGTGAAGTGACCAAAGTTCATGTCATAATGGGGCAGACTGGAACGGTAGAAACCTCCGCATCAGAAAAAGAAGGTGGAAAGTGGATACAGGTTTACCACGGAATATATGAGGACGATAATGGCAAACCCGGAGAGAGCATCTCCAGCGCCACTTCTTATAAGAAAAAGCCCGGAAAGGCTCAATTACCGGTAGGAAAATATATTCTCAAATCAAGTTACAATCGATTTGATAAGTTTACTCCGTTTGAAATTGAGGCTGGAAAAACAACAAAAGTGCATGTGCTTTTTGGAAAGTTTATGATAGGTGCAAAATGTGCAGATATGAATGCCAAAGTCAGCTATGAGGTGTATGCAAACGATGGGCGTCTTGTGGATGATAAGAAACTGAACTGTTCTGACACTTGGGAGGTTATACTCGATGACGGTAACTACAGGGTTGAGGCTGCGATAGATGCAGGTTCTGGCGAAGCGGAATTTACTGTCGGTAATGGCAAACCCAATAAGCTCATCCTGGATTTGACCAATCTTAACCATGAAGAAGAGATAAAAGCAGACTCAGAAGAAGCAGTAGTTGTACCGGTTACTTCTAAGAAAAAAGAGCCTGAAAGGCAAAAAGCAGATACCCAAACCGTTTCTATTGGTGGCAAAACTGTACAAATTGACGGCTTAGATCAAAAAGATGTCGATGAAGTAAAAAAATCTCTAGCAGGACTTGGTGCTTTACTTGGTGGTGCAGGTGGCGTACAAAAGAGTATAGAGAGTAAGCCAATGCAGGGAATAAAAGAGAGTCTTATAGTGGCACTACCATATATGGAAAAAACCAAAGAGTGTTATGGTGCATCTAAAACTTTAGAAGATGCAAAACTTTGTGATGTTATCGCCAATGATGGTGCAAAGGTTGCACAGGAGAAAATGGAAAGTGTGGTTGGGATTAAAGGCAAAAAGCCAAAGACCATAGCCCATACTGAGTGGAGTGAAGAGATACGCGTAAAAGAACTTGCAAGAGAAACAAAAGACATCAAAAATGCAAAGCTTTACATCGTCTGCATCAACAAAGGTGTAGGTATGGGACAACTTAAAGAGTGTGCTGCCAATAATGGAGAATTTACACCTAAAAAAACTGAGGTTGAGCAGCTTGGTGATATGTTGAAGATGTTTGGTGGAATGAAATAA
- a CDS encoding serpin family protein, translating to MNVNRPFIVVVKDEETEQVLFMGNIANPKK from the coding sequence ATGAATGTAAACAGACCGTTTATCGTTGTTGTCAAAGATGAAGAGACAGAACAAGTTCTATTTATGGGGAATATAGCAAATCCCAAAAAGTAA
- a CDS encoding response regulator, whose product MNNINILIVEDESIVAMEIESYIKKLEYAVAGICSHADDALEVVSENDVNIVLMDICIKGKRDGVETATLIKEKYPDTEIIFLTAHLDDYNVDRAVELNPTAYLSKPFKREELKAFLKIAVHKIQKDNETNTKQKDRIVLDREFSYDLPRQILYCCDEMILLTKKEQELLKLLIDRKDHVVDFYSIESTIWPQRETNNNTIRTLVRRLRQKLKHKFIQTVPTHGYMLVLNGKHNHGN is encoded by the coding sequence ATGAATAACATCAACATACTCATTGTCGAAGATGAAAGCATCGTTGCAATGGAAATAGAAAGTTATATCAAAAAACTTGAATATGCAGTAGCCGGCATATGCTCCCATGCAGACGATGCACTCGAGGTCGTTTCAGAGAATGATGTCAACATTGTTTTAATGGATATCTGCATTAAAGGAAAGAGGGATGGAGTCGAAACTGCCACACTAATAAAAGAAAAATATCCTGATACTGAGATCATTTTTTTAACCGCCCATTTAGATGACTACAATGTGGACAGAGCGGTAGAACTCAACCCTACCGCCTATCTCTCCAAGCCTTTTAAAAGAGAGGAGTTAAAAGCATTTTTAAAAATCGCTGTCCACAAAATACAGAAAGACAATGAAACCAATACAAAGCAAAAAGACCGGATCGTACTGGACCGGGAATTCTCCTATGATCTCCCCAGGCAAATACTCTATTGCTGTGATGAAATGATCTTGCTAACCAAAAAAGAACAGGAACTTTTAAAGCTCTTAATCGACCGGAAAGATCATGTGGTAGATTTCTACAGTATTGAAAGTACCATATGGCCACAGAGAGAAACCAACAACAATACCATACGGACACTGGTAAGAAGACTGCGACAGAAACTGAAACACAAGTTTATCCAAACAGTCCCGACACATGGCTACATGCTGGTTCTAAACGGGAAACATAACCATGGAAACTAG